The following are encoded in a window of Phaseolus vulgaris cultivar G19833 chromosome 3, P. vulgaris v2.0, whole genome shotgun sequence genomic DNA:
- the LOC137807825 gene encoding TORTIFOLIA1-like protein 3, with the protein MSSSPQSVKQSVFGCLTKLSDRDTQSLAAAELESIARCLDAATLPAFLSCMYSTDASDKPPVRKQCVQLLGLLAETHGNMLAPYLSKIIGSIVRRLRDADSSVRSTCVSSVAALSRHVSRQPLHSFVKPLAEALFTEQDQNAQAAAALCLAAAIDGAPDPDPGRLSKLLPRFEKLLKRDGFKAKPGLLTLVGSVIASGGASGHAPLKSLVPCLVEALSNDDWATRKAAAETLVVVANVERDFLSEFKTECLTVFENRRFDKVKLVRDVMNQMLEAWKQIPDVSDEVTPPAKSQSSSKENASDGRYPAVSQNSCSPGSVMANLRKKTTPFSRFSQTDSSSASGAKNRSASSGNNNKRTSSIVSRKLNHNNWDTQVAVADQGDLQEMDGIALERIKMDQSRFTMPEMKGALLYRGSDDRIHKYGGSKAGSRVVPYHEESEDSVPASGVSKDLRRNDKEIEDLSLIRDQLHQIEKQQSSLLDLLQKFMGSSQNGMRSLETRVHGLELALDEISYDLAISSGRMTKSDVHGNTCCMLPGAEFLSSKFWRKTHGRHSIPRISRSGGTPSLPAMSYQADKNGETKLTSHRFRPDGGFITNPLAEIHADSRNFATSELA; encoded by the exons ATGTCGTCATCACCGCAGAGCGTAAAGCAGAGCGTCTTCGGATGCTTGACCAAACTCTCCGACCGCGACACGCAGTCTCTTGCCGCCGCAGAACTCGAGTCTATCGCTCGGTGTCTCGATGCAGCCACCTTGCCGGCGTTTCTATCGTGCATGTACTCCACTGACGCCTCCGACAAGCCACCGGTCCGCAAGCAATGTGTGCAGCTCCTAGGGTTACTCGCGGAGACGCACGGCAATATGCTTGCGCCGTACCTGTCTAAAATTATCGGCAGCATTGTACGCCGCCTCCGCGACGCGGACTCGTCCGTGCGATCCACGTGCGTGAGTTCGGTTGCGGCATTGTCGCGGCACGTCAGCAGGCAGCCGTTGCATTCGTTCGTGAAGCCGTTGGCGGAGGCGCTTTTCACGGAGCAGGACCAGAACGCGCAGGCCGCCGCGGCGCTGTGTCTCGCCGCCGCTATTGATGGTGCTCCGGATCCGGACCCGGGCAGGCTGTCGAAGCTCCTGCCGCGTTTCGAAAAGCTTCTGAAGCGCGATGGATTCAAGGCGAAGCCCGGGCTGTTGACGCTCGTGGGAAGCGTAATTGCGTCCGGCGGCGCGTCCGGTCACGCGCCGTTGAAGAGCTTGGTTCCGTGCTTGGTAGAGGCGTTGAGCAACGACGATTGGGCCACGCGGAAGGCCGCGGCGGAGACTCTCGTGGTGGTTGCCAACGTAGAGAGGGATTTCTTGTCGGAGTTCAAGACCGAGTGTTTGACAGTTTTTGAGAATCGACGGTTTGATAAG GTAAAGTTAGTTCGGGACGTAATGAATCAGATGTTGGAAGCGTGGAAGCAGATTCCTGATGTTTCGGATGAAGTTACGCCACCTGCTAAATCACAATCTTCTTCTAAAG AGAATGCAAGTGATGGACGCTATCCTGCTGTCTCTCAAAATTCATGTAGTCCTGGTTCAGTGATGGCCAATCTGCGGAAGAAAACTACACCTTTTAGCAGATTCAGTCAAACAGATAGTTCTTCTGCTAGTGGTGCCAAGAATAGGAGTGCTTCAAGTGGCAACAACAACAAGAGAACGAGTTCGATTGTTTCCCGAAAACTAAATCATAACAATTGGGATACTCAAGTTGCTGTGGCTGATCAGGGAGATCTTCAGGAGATGGATGGAATTGCTTTGGAAAGGATCAAAATGGATCAAAGCAGATTTACAATGCCAGAAATGAAGGGGGCACTGCTATATAGAGGTTCTGACGATAGAATACACAAGTATGGTGGGTCCAAAGCTGGATCTCGTGTGGTTCCATATcacgaagaaagtgaagacTCAGTTCCTGCCAGTGGTGTCTCTAAAGATCTCCGTAGGAATGACAAAGAGATTGAAGATTTATCGCTGATCCGTGATCAGCTACATCAGATTGAGAAGCAGCAGTCAAGTCTACTCGATCTTCTGCAG AAATTTATGGGAAGCTCACAAAATGGAATGCGTTCTTTAGAGACTCGTGTGCATGGCCTTGAGTTGGCATTGGATGAGATCTCTTATGATTTGGCTATATCAAGTGGAAGGATGACGAAATCTGATGTTCATGGCAACACATGTTGCATGCTACCTGGAGCAGAATTTTTAAGCTCCAAATTCTGGAGGAAAACACATGGCCGGCATTCGATCCCACGGATCTCTAGATCAGGTGGCACTCCATCTCTTCCTGCCATGAGCTACCAAGCCGACAAGAATGGTGAAACCAAGTTGACGAGCCATAGATTTAGGCCTGATGGAGGTTTCATCACTAATCCACTGGCAGAGATTCATGCAGATTCGAGGAATTTTGCTACATCGGAGCTAGCTTAA
- the LOC137807826 gene encoding uncharacterized protein yields the protein MVSDSISAVPIPSAANTKNPGKKKRTNRSAKLKQYKIDARREQWLSQGAVKSKGCKDGVEDDIVRAPPPAVNHGKLSLEPLNTRREGEEDDGLVHHDSDSESPTNCPAGVLCGNDSGTNFTGSSSGGSSSSSSSSSGGCCSGNITEEEEEEEEGEDDDDGCLDDWEAMADALAADDKHENPCSDSPPVVLPREGSNLGSPNSKPESSRLVPWGSGSNRAWRADDAFRPQSLPNLSKQHSMPNPDRRCVGGVPWGRISTPSPCPICCEDLDLTDTNFLPCFCGFRLCLFCHKRILEEDGRCPGCRKPYECEPVETEASVHGGSLTLRLARSCSMIERS from the exons ATGGTTTCCGATTCAATCTCTGCCGTGCCGATTCCCTCCGCCGCAAACACTAAGAACCCCGGGAAGAAGAAGAGG ACTAACAGGTCTGCGAAATTGAAGCAATATAAAATCGATGCGCGCCGCGAACAGTGGCTATCGCAAG GTGCGGTGAAGAGTAAGGGATGCAAGGACGGTGTGGAAGATGACATCGTTCGCGCGCCGCCGCCGGCTGTAAATCACGGCAAGCTCTCGTTGGAGCCTCTTAACACGAGGCGCGAAGGCGAAGAGGACGATGGATTGGTCCATCATGACAGCGATTCGGAGTCTCCTACCAACTGTCCCGCCGGCGTGTTGTGCGGCAACGATTCGGGGACGAATTTCACCGGCAGCAGTAGCGGCgggagcagcagcagcagcagttcAAGCAGCGGCGGGTGCTGTTCTGGGAACATTAccgaggaggaggaagaagaagaagaaggtgaGGACGATGATGATGGTTGCTTGGATGATTGGGAGGCCATGGCAGATGCTTTAGCCGCCGATGACAAGCACGAAAACCCTTGTTCTGATTCACCCCCTGTGGTTTTGCCTCGTGAAGGGTCCAATTTAGGGTCTCCGAATTCAAAACCCGAGAGTAGTAGATTGGTCCCTTGGGGCTCTGGTAGTAACCGAGCGTGGAGGGCAGATGACGCCTTTCGCCCTCAGAGTTTGCCCAATTTGTCTAAGCAGCACAGTATGCCGAACCCTGATCGGCGCTGCGTAGGAGGGGTCCCCTGGGGTCGTATCTCCACGCCGTCCCCGTGTCCTATTTGCTGTGAGGATCTGGATTTGACGGACACGAATTTCTTGCCATGTTTCTGTGGGTTTCGGCTTTGCCTCTTTTGCCACAAGAGGATTCTGGAGGAGGATGGGCGTTGTCCCGGGTGTAGGAAGCCTTATGAATGTGAACCTGTTGAGACAGAGGCGAGTGTGCATGGAGGCAGCCTCACTCTTCGGTTGGCACGTTCCTGCAGCATGATCGAGAGATCTTGA
- the LOC137807827 gene encoding two-component response regulator ARR5-like, with protein MAIVGDFFRHNLTEFLQESPSAAPELHVLAVDDSLVDRKVIERLLKISSCKVTVVESGTRALQYLGLDGETSSLGFDSVKVNLIMTDYSMPGMTGYELLKKIKESSVFREIPVVIMSSENVLTRIDSCLEEGAEEFLLKPVKLSDVRRLKDFIMKGKVKEVEKKSLKRMLSIDCSPPLSATCSPISLPCDPSPSLLSPLSSKKARL; from the exons ATGGCGATCGTCGGCGATTTTTTCCGCCACAACTTAACGGAATTTCTCCAGGAATCCCCTTCTGCTGCTCCCGAGCTTCACGTTCTTGCCGTCGATGACAGCCTCGTTGATCGCAAGGTCATTGAACGGTTACTCAAGATTTCTTCCTGCAAAG TGACGGTTGTGGAGAGTGGAACGCGTGCTCTTCAGTATTTGGGCTTGGACGGAGAGACCAGTTCTCTCGGGTTCGAT AGTGTGAAGGTTAATCTCATAATGACGGATTATTCCATGCCGGGGATGACAGGATATGAATTACTCAAGAAAATCAAG GAGTCTTCCGTGTTTAGAGAGATTCCAGTGGTGATCATGTCATCGGAGAATGTTTTGACTCGAATTGATAG TTGCCTGGAGGAAGGAGCAGAGGAGTTTCTTTTGAAACCTGTCAAATTGTCAGATGTAAGACGCTTAAAAGATTTCATCATGAAAGGGAAAGTGAAGGAGGTTGAGAAAAAATCTCTCAAAAGAATGCTATCAATTGATTGCAGTCCACCTCTGTCTGCAACATGCTCACCCATCTCTCTTCCATGCGATCCATCACCATCATTGCTCTCACCATTGTCCTCAAAGAAGGCTAGATTGTGA